A stretch of DNA from Roseovarius faecimaris:
ATCTGGGCGCCAAGAACCCCCGCTCCAAGATGCTGCGCACTCATTGCCAGACCTCCGGGGTCAGCCTGCAGGAACAGGATCCGTATAACAACGTGATCCGCACGGCCTATGAGGCGATGAGCGCAGTGCTGGGTGGGACGCAATCGCTGCACACCAACGCACTGGACGAGGCGATTGCCCTGCCCACGGACTTTTCCGCCCGGATCGCGCGGAACACACAACTGATCCTGCAGGAAGAAACCGGTGTGACCAATGTCGTCGATCCGCTGGCAGGCAGCTACTACGTGGAGGCGCTGACCAATGAGCTGGCCGAGGCCGCCTGGAAACTGATCGAGGAAGTCGACGAGATGGGCGGCATGACCAAGGCCGTGGCCTCCGGCATGCCCAAGCTCAGGATCGAGGAAAGTGCCGCGCGGCGTCAGGCGATGATCGACCGGGGCGAAGAGGTGATCGTCGGGGTCAACAAGTACCGCAAGGACAAGGAAGACCCGATCGACATTCTGGAGATCGACAATAACGAAGTGCGCGAGCAGCAGGTCGCCAAGCTGAAACGTATTCGCGCAGAGCGCGATGAGGCCGCCTGTGACGCGGCCCTCGCTGAATTGGAAAAACGTGCAGCGGAGGGCGGCAACCTCTTGGAAGCGGCGGTCGAGGCCGCGCGCGCCCGTGCATCGGTGGGAGAGATCAGCATGAGCATGGAAAAAGTATTCGGACGGCATCGCGCCGAGGTGAAAACGCTGGCCGGTGTGTATGGCGCCGCCTATGAGGGCGACGAGGGCTTTGCCGCGATTCAGAGATCGGTCGAAGAGTTTGCCGAAGAAGAAGGCCGCCGCCCGCGCATGCTGGTCGTCAAGATGGGCCAGGACGGGCATGACAGGGGGGCCAAGGTGATTGCCACGGCCTTTGCCGATATCGGCTTTGACGTGGATGTGGGCCCCTTGTTCCAGACCCCTGAAGAGGCTGCACAGGACGCGGTTGACAATGATGTGCATGTCATCGGGGTGAGCTCTCAGGCGGCAGGTCACAAGACATTGGCGCCCAAGCTTATCCAGGCTCTGAAAGATAAGGATGCGGGCGATATTCTGGTGATCTGCGGGGGGGTTATTCCACAGCAGGATTACGACTTTCTCAAGAAAGCCGGAGTAAAGGCGATCTTTGGCCCGGGCACCAACATTCCCGAGGCGGCTCAGGACATCCTGCGCCTGATCCGCGAGGCGCGCGGGTAAACCGATCAGGCCCCGGGGTGATCTCGGGGCCAATTTCCTGATGCGGGATTTTGGTGGCGTGGGGGAGACTTGAACTCCCGACCTCTCGATTATGAGTCGAGCGCTCTGACCAGCTGAGCTACCACGCCTTCGGCGCGTGGGTTAAGCCAGCCACGCCCGCCCGTCAAGGCAGAAATGCCGATATGGCAAAACCAAAGTGCTGTACGCGCCATTGCATTTCCAATGAGAAGGCCGGACACTCTGCGTTGAGGTATCAATCGCACCGGGAGGCAAGGGCCAAACATGCACAAACGCGCCAAGATCGGCCTTGGCATGGCAGCGGGAATGGGCTGGGCCGTGGTTCTGCTTTGGGCGGCGGCGCAATTCGTGAGGCTGCCGGTTTTCACGTTGATGCCAACGATCATGACAGCCTTTTTTGCGCCTGGTGTGGTCATGTTGCTGATGATCGGGCGGCTGGCGCAGCGGCGGTTTTTCGACGATGCGATCATTGATGGCGACATGCTGACGGGGGCCGCTCAGATTGATCAGCGCGTGTTGCAAAACACCCTGGAGCAGCTTGCGCTTGCATTGGCCATCTGGCCTGCAGCGGCGGTGATTCTGACGTCGGAGGGGCCGGGTGTTATCCTGTGTCTCGGGCTTGGATTCGCCGTGGCCCGGCTGGCCTTCTGGGGCGGGTACCACCTGTCGCCTCCCCTGCGTGCCTTTGGCTTCGCAGCAACCTTTTATCCGACATTGCTGGTGGCGATCTGGGCGGGCTGGCGCCTTGCAACAGGCAGCCTGCTGGGAGGGTGACAGGATGGCCAAGCCGATTGTTCTCGATCATCTGGCGGTGGCTGCGGAAACGTTGGCCGAGGGGCAGGCTGCGGTTGAGGCAGCCCTTGGCGTGGCTCTGCAACCCGGCGGGCAGCATCCGCATTTCGCGACGCATAATATGCTTCTGGGGTTGGAGGACGGGCTCTATCTGGAGGTGATTTCGGCTGATCCTTCGGTCCCCAGCCCCGATTACCCGCGCTGGTTCGACCTCGACCGCTTTAGCGGCCCCCCGCGGCTGAGCAACTGGATCTGCCGGGTGCCGGACCTTGCCCGGATGGTCGGTGTGCTGCCCCAGGCGGGCAGTCCTGTGGCGTTGGCGCGGGGTGATCTGCGCTGGCAGATGGCGGTGCCCGAGACTGGCATCCTGCCCTATGACAACCTGTTTCCGGCCCTGATCGAGTGGCAAAGCAGCCCGCATCCTGCAACGCGGCTTGCCGCGTCGGGCTGCCGTCTCAGGCGCCTGACGATCCGGCACCCGAATGCCGCCGCGCTGCACGCCGATCTAGCGCCGCAGTTTTCCGATGACAGGGTGCGCTTTGAAACCGGAGAGCAGGCGATGCTGGCCGCGTTTGATACCCCACATGGCGAGAGGGAGCTGGCATGATCGTCCGCGACGCGCGGGCCGCGGACACGCCCGCGATTGCAGAAATCTGGAATCACAATATCCGCCACACCGCGAACACCTTCACCACCGCTGAAAAAACGCCCGAAGGTCTTGCCCGCGATATCGAAACGCGCCGGGCCGAGGGCAAGGGGTTTCTGGTGGCAGAAGACGGGAAAGACATCGTCGGCTTCGCCACCTATTTCCAGTTTCGTGGCGGTCCCGGCTATGCCTTTACAGCCGAACATTCGGTGATGCTGGCGGAGGCCGCGATGGGCAAAGGCACGGGCCGGGCACTTATGGAGGCGCTGGAAGCGCATGCGCGCGGGGCAGGGATGCATTCGCTTATAGCGGGTGTCGCCGGAGAGAATGCGGCGGGTATCGCCTTCCATGCGGCTCTTGGGTATCGAACGATTGCCGTTTTGCCGGAAGTGGGCCGCAAGTTCGAACGCTGGATGGACCTGACACTGATGCAAAAGATGCTGTAACGCCGCACTGACAAGGCCGACGAAAGGCGATAGGGTCCGTGCCATGTCGATCTGGACCCGCATCACCGAAGCGCTGAGCGCGCTGGCCTCGGGCGAGGGGCTGAGCGCGGTCTTTGATCGGTTGCGCAGCCCACCCGAGCGTTCGGTTGCCTTTACCATCGCCGTGATCGCCCTCAGCGCCAAGATGGCCAAGGCCGACGGTCTGGTGACGCGCGATGAGGTGACAGCCTTCCGCGAAGTCTTTCAGATTGCCCGTGCCGATGAGCCGGGGGCGGCGCGTGTCTTCAACCTTGCGCGACAGGATGTGGCGGGGTTTGAGGATTATGCCACGCGTATTAGCGGGATGTTTTCCGAGGACAGCTCGGTGTTGAGCGACTTGATGGAGGGGCTTTTTCATATCGCCATGGCGGATGGGGTCTATCATCCCAACGAAGATGCGTTCCTGGCGCGGGTGGCCGAGATTTTTGGCCTGAAAGAAACCGAATTCAAATCGCTGCGCTGCCGTTTCGTGCCCGATGCCGCGCCCGATCCCTACTCGGTTCTGGGGGTGTCGCCCGACACGCCGATGGACGAGATCCGGCAGGTGTGGCGGCAGATGGTGCGCGATACCCACCCGGACAGAATGCTGGCGCGCGGCGTACCCGAAGAGGCGATCAAACTCGCCGAGAAGCGGATGGTCGACATCAACCGTGCCTGGGAAGAGATCAGCGGGGCAGGGTGAGATGCGCATCGCCACCTATAATGTGGAGTGGTTCAACGCGCTCTTCGATGATGAGGGTAACCTGCTCGACGATGGGGAATGGTCGGCCCGCTATGATGTCACCCGTGCCGATCAGCTTGCCGCGCTGGGCATCGTCTTTACGGCGATGGATGCCGATGCGGTCATGGTCATCGAAGCACCTGACACCAACGGCAAACGGTCCACTGAAACGGCATTGGAGAACTTTGCCCGGGTGATGGGGTTGCGCGCGCGCAAGGCGCTGATGGGGTTTGCCAATGACACCCAGCAAGAGATTGCCCTGCTCTATGACCCGGATGTCTTCAGCGCGCGGCATGATCCGCAGGGCGATGAGACGGGCAAGAAAGGGTCGCCCGATGCGCCGCGCTTTGACGGGGTGTTCCGGATCGACCTCGATATTGACGCGACCGAGGATATGGTCACCTTTTCCAAACCGCCGCTGGAGGTGGCGCTAACGACGAAGGACGGCTTTGCGATCCGCATGATCGGAGCGCATCTGAAATCCAAAGCGCCGCATGGCGCCACCAACCGAGATGAAATCATGCGTATCGCCATTGCCAACCGGCGCAAACAACAGGCTCAGGCGGTCTGGCTTCGCCGCAGGTTGGAGATGCATCTTGCTGCGGGCGAGCCGACGATCCTTCTGGGGGATCTGAATGACGGTCCGGGGCTTGATGAGTATGAAAACCTTTTTGGCCGGTCTGTGGTCGAGATCATCATGGGCGAAGGCACCGGCGGGATCGAGCTTTTCGACCCGCATGCCCGCCAGGCACTCACGCGCAAGATCGGTGGTGTGACGACCACGGCGCGGTTCTATCTGAGTCATGAAAAGCGGTATATGCAGGCCCTTCTGGACTATGTCATGCTCTCGCCCGATCTGATGCGTCTCAATCCCAG
This window harbors:
- a CDS encoding molecular chaperone DjiA, which translates into the protein MSIWTRITEALSALASGEGLSAVFDRLRSPPERSVAFTIAVIALSAKMAKADGLVTRDEVTAFREVFQIARADEPGAARVFNLARQDVAGFEDYATRISGMFSEDSSVLSDLMEGLFHIAMADGVYHPNEDAFLARVAEIFGLKETEFKSLRCRFVPDAAPDPYSVLGVSPDTPMDEIRQVWRQMVRDTHPDRMLARGVPEEAIKLAEKRMVDINRAWEEISGAG
- a CDS encoding VOC family protein — its product is MAKPIVLDHLAVAAETLAEGQAAVEAALGVALQPGGQHPHFATHNMLLGLEDGLYLEVISADPSVPSPDYPRWFDLDRFSGPPRLSNWICRVPDLARMVGVLPQAGSPVALARGDLRWQMAVPETGILPYDNLFPALIEWQSSPHPATRLAASGCRLRRLTIRHPNAAALHADLAPQFSDDRVRFETGEQAMLAAFDTPHGERELA
- a CDS encoding endonuclease/exonuclease/phosphatase family protein; protein product: MRIATYNVEWFNALFDDEGNLLDDGEWSARYDVTRADQLAALGIVFTAMDADAVMVIEAPDTNGKRSTETALENFARVMGLRARKALMGFANDTQQEIALLYDPDVFSARHDPQGDETGKKGSPDAPRFDGVFRIDLDIDATEDMVTFSKPPLEVALTTKDGFAIRMIGAHLKSKAPHGATNRDEIMRIAIANRRKQQAQAVWLRRRLEMHLAAGEPTILLGDLNDGPGLDEYENLFGRSVVEIIMGEGTGGIELFDPHARQALTRKIGGVTTTARFYLSHEKRYMQALLDYVMLSPDLMRLNPRWRILHPFDDPDCWKMPELHAALITASDHFPVLVDLQL
- the scpA gene encoding methylmalonyl-CoA mutase, yielding MASKTDVWREIAEKELRGKPLDDLTWKTLEDIEVKPLYTEDDLAGLNHLGSIPGEAPFTRGVKATMYAGRPWTIRQYAGFSTAEESNAFYRRNLAAGQQGVSVAFDLATHRGYDSDHPRVEGDVGKAGVAIDSVEDMKILFDGIPLDQVSVSMTMNGAVIPILANFIVAGEEQGHDKSVLAGTIQNDILKEFMVRNTYVYPPEPSMRIIADIIEYTSNEMPKFNSISISGYHMQEAGANLVQELAFTLADGKEYVKTAMARGMDVDKFAGRLSFFFAIGMNFFMEAAKLRAARLLWHRIMDDLGAKNPRSKMLRTHCQTSGVSLQEQDPYNNVIRTAYEAMSAVLGGTQSLHTNALDEAIALPTDFSARIARNTQLILQEETGVTNVVDPLAGSYYVEALTNELAEAAWKLIEEVDEMGGMTKAVASGMPKLRIEESAARRQAMIDRGEEVIVGVNKYRKDKEDPIDILEIDNNEVREQQVAKLKRIRAERDEAACDAALAELEKRAAEGGNLLEAAVEAARARASVGEISMSMEKVFGRHRAEVKTLAGVYGAAYEGDEGFAAIQRSVEEFAEEEGRRPRMLVVKMGQDGHDRGAKVIATAFADIGFDVDVGPLFQTPEEAAQDAVDNDVHVIGVSSQAAGHKTLAPKLIQALKDKDAGDILVICGGVIPQQDYDFLKKAGVKAIFGPGTNIPEAAQDILRLIREARG
- a CDS encoding GNAT family N-acetyltransferase, with amino-acid sequence MIVRDARAADTPAIAEIWNHNIRHTANTFTTAEKTPEGLARDIETRRAEGKGFLVAEDGKDIVGFATYFQFRGGPGYAFTAEHSVMLAEAAMGKGTGRALMEALEAHARGAGMHSLIAGVAGENAAGIAFHAALGYRTIAVLPEVGRKFERWMDLTLMQKML
- a CDS encoding MAPEG family protein, coding for MHKRAKIGLGMAAGMGWAVVLLWAAAQFVRLPVFTLMPTIMTAFFAPGVVMLLMIGRLAQRRFFDDAIIDGDMLTGAAQIDQRVLQNTLEQLALALAIWPAAAVILTSEGPGVILCLGLGFAVARLAFWGGYHLSPPLRAFGFAATFYPTLLVAIWAGWRLATGSLLGG